A portion of the Pedobacter cryoconitis genome contains these proteins:
- a CDS encoding phytase, whose translation MLRYPIKFLLLALPVLAAGCNHKITNTGAVAMDSAIVQPIIVSEKVQFDSDDPAIWVNPQDASKSLVIGTDKATEGGLYVFDLQGKIQHNLVVKGLKRPNNVDVAYGLMLNGKATDIAITTERFTHKLRIFSLPDLKPVDNGGLAMFEGETAPEFRDLMGISIYTSKAGKMYAIVGRKTGPKDGTYLWQYLLTDDGTGHVKAKLVRKFGQYSGKKEIEAIAVDNELGYIYYSDEQFGVRQYYADPEKGNEELALFATTGFKEDHEGISIYKTSATEGYILVSDQGANQFHIFNRAGTTKNPYAHELLKVVKVSANHSDGSDVVNVPLNDTFKHGLFVVMSDDRTFHYYRWEDIAGKKLKINQ comes from the coding sequence ATGTTAAGATACCCTATAAAATTTCTTTTGCTTGCCTTGCCGGTTTTAGCAGCAGGCTGCAATCATAAAATTACCAATACCGGGGCAGTTGCTATGGACTCCGCAATTGTTCAACCTATAATTGTCTCAGAAAAAGTACAATTTGATTCTGATGATCCTGCCATCTGGGTTAATCCTCAGGATGCCTCAAAAAGCCTTGTTATCGGGACTGATAAAGCCACTGAAGGCGGATTATATGTTTTTGATCTGCAAGGTAAGATCCAGCACAATCTGGTGGTGAAGGGGCTTAAACGCCCAAACAATGTTGATGTTGCTTATGGATTGATGCTGAATGGCAAAGCAACTGATATTGCTATAACTACAGAACGTTTTACCCATAAACTCCGGATCTTTTCTTTACCTGATTTAAAGCCTGTTGACAATGGCGGCCTTGCGATGTTTGAAGGAGAGACAGCACCAGAATTCAGAGACTTGATGGGAATTTCTATCTATACCAGCAAAGCCGGAAAAATGTATGCTATTGTTGGCCGTAAAACCGGCCCTAAAGACGGGACTTATCTATGGCAATACCTGTTAACTGATGATGGAACAGGTCATGTTAAAGCAAAGCTAGTCAGAAAGTTTGGTCAGTACAGTGGTAAAAAGGAAATTGAAGCTATTGCGGTAGATAACGAACTGGGCTATATCTATTATTCAGATGAACAATTCGGTGTACGTCAATATTATGCCGATCCTGAAAAAGGAAATGAAGAGCTGGCTTTATTTGCAACAACAGGTTTTAAGGAAGATCATGAAGGTATTTCTATTTATAAAACCTCAGCTACCGAAGGTTATATTTTAGTATCTGATCAGGGAGCAAATCAATTTCATATCTTTAACAGAGCGGGTACAACTAAAAATCCTTATGCACACGAACTTTTGAAAGTAGTTAAAGTAAGTGCAAATCATAGCGATGGGTCTGATGTAGTCAATGTTCCGCTAAATGATACGTTCAAACACGGCTTATTTGTGGTGATGAGCGATGATCGGACTTTTCATTATTACCGGTGGGAAGACATAGCAGGTAAAAAACTTAAAATTAACCAATAG
- a CDS encoding purple acid phosphatase family protein, translating to MLKKSVLLFFSCALSVMLCAQVKQKGAATEPVRLIRGPYLQVASSTGILIRWRTDVSARSKVRYGTSQSRLDQAAEDLTLLTEHRIQLKGLKPATRYYYSIGGLKDTLQGNQDNYFTTLPEPGKIGPYRIAALGDCGDNSINQRRVKEQVLKYIGDKDLTAWILLGDNAYSDGTDSEFQSKFFNIYKDDLLKKYPLFPTPGNHDYHDTDLTEKHAQETHETAYYQNFSMPVHGESGGTPSNTQAFYSFDIGNIHFLSLDSYGKEDRTYRLYDTLGPQVQWIKKDLAANKNKGWIIAFWHHPPYTMGSHNSDQEDELVKIRENFIGIMEREGVDLVLNGHSHDYERSRMMKGHYGPSSTFDAKKHNLSTSSGKNDGSPDSAPYQKDPAHKQGTVYVVSGSAGKLGGKQSTYPHNAMYFSDAEHGGASVLEVEGNRLELKWVCADGEIRDQFTIVKKAGGAHVPK from the coding sequence ATGCTTAAGAAATCAGTATTGTTATTTTTCTCCTGTGCGCTGAGTGTAATGCTCTGCGCACAAGTAAAACAGAAGGGTGCGGCAACCGAACCTGTCAGGTTAATCCGAGGGCCTTATTTACAAGTGGCCAGCAGTACGGGCATACTGATCCGCTGGAGAACTGATGTATCTGCCAGAAGTAAAGTGCGGTATGGAACAAGCCAGTCCAGACTTGACCAGGCTGCTGAAGATCTTACGCTATTGACTGAGCATCGTATACAGTTGAAAGGATTGAAACCGGCGACACGTTATTATTATTCGATTGGCGGCCTGAAGGATACTTTACAAGGCAATCAGGATAACTATTTTACTACTTTGCCTGAACCAGGTAAAATTGGACCTTACCGGATTGCTGCTTTAGGGGATTGCGGGGATAATTCTATTAATCAGCGCAGGGTAAAAGAACAAGTACTTAAGTATATAGGCGATAAAGATTTGACCGCCTGGATTTTATTAGGTGATAATGCTTATTCTGACGGAACAGATTCAGAATTTCAGAGTAAGTTTTTCAATATTTATAAAGATGATTTGCTAAAAAAGTATCCTTTGTTCCCAACGCCTGGAAATCATGATTACCATGATACTGATCTTACGGAAAAACATGCACAGGAAACTCATGAGACTGCTTATTATCAGAATTTCTCTATGCCGGTCCATGGTGAATCGGGTGGGACGCCTTCTAATACCCAGGCTTTTTATTCCTTTGACATTGGGAATATACACTTCCTATCGCTGGACTCTTATGGAAAAGAAGACCGGACTTACCGGTTGTATGACACTTTAGGCCCGCAGGTGCAATGGATTAAAAAAGATCTGGCAGCCAATAAAAATAAAGGATGGATTATTGCTTTCTGGCATCACCCGCCTTATACGATGGGCTCGCATAATTCTGATCAGGAAGATGAGCTGGTTAAAATCAGAGAAAACTTTATCGGCATTATGGAACGTGAGGGGGTAGACCTCGTTTTAAATGGCCATAGCCATGATTATGAACGCAGCAGAATGATGAAAGGACATTATGGCCCGTCTTCTACCTTTGATGCTAAAAAACATAACCTGAGTACTTCTTCTGGAAAAAATGACGGAAGCCCGGATTCTGCTCCTTATCAGAAAGATCCTGCCCATAAACAGGGAACGGTCTATGTGGTGAGTGGTTCTGCTGGTAAATTGGGTGGAAAACAATCAACCTATCCGCACAACGCGATGTATTTTTCTGATGCAGAACATGGTGGCGCAAGTGTTTTGGAGGTAGAGGGCAACCGTTTAGAGCTCAAATGGGTTTGTGCAGATGGAGAAATCCGGGATCAGTTTACTATTGTTAAAAAAGCTGGCGGAGCCCATGTACCGAAATAA
- a CDS encoding cytochrome c peroxidase — MYRNKLKLIIQFLLFITCLSVVLGLKKSTDSTGLIPLVEEVKVNFKLFAKSTNDLQRAIAALNTNPQSIHDAKNALKNSRLAYKRVAFFLDYFFQSSSLIYNKPAKVEVEEPYMEYQEPSGFQVIEALLFDPQPWVHQKELAAQAELLASSSSDLPALLYSFTATDQQILESVRLELLRVITLSITGYDAPELKSGVVEAGESIRAIQKALLPLVQQPDQAAVLLRQNLDATVIYLDQHPDFDSFDRMKFLTTYGLPLQEQLSNFIRFSKAELNTQSALNYEAKNIFSPDAIPLNVFPGAIKTDAKIVALGKKLFLEKALSGNLKRNCASCHHPEKYFSEPLKTSLAFDGKSNVPRNAPTLLYAGFQYSQFWDGRVKSLQEQIKAVITNPQEMNGEHQVILERVSKSVVYQRDFKDSFPLFKGNPIHIDAIATALAAYIQSLAPRNSAFDKYINGDRQAMNAQQLKGFNLFMGKGQCGSCHFAPLFNGLIPPYYKLTEYEVLGTPENADFKHPKKDQDQGRYNFFPISYYQAAFKTPTIRNIEKTAPYMHNGAFQDLYQVVDFYNKGGGAGLGLDLPGQTLSAKPLNLTEIEMQNIVSFMKSLTDNL; from the coding sequence ATGTACCGAAATAAACTGAAGTTAATTATCCAGTTTTTATTATTTATTACCTGTCTGTCTGTTGTTTTAGGTTTGAAAAAATCAACAGACAGTACAGGATTAATTCCTTTAGTAGAAGAAGTTAAAGTCAATTTTAAGCTGTTTGCAAAAAGTACAAATGATTTGCAAAGGGCAATTGCAGCATTGAATACCAATCCTCAAAGCATCCATGACGCTAAAAATGCTTTAAAAAACAGTCGCCTGGCTTATAAGAGAGTTGCATTTTTTCTGGATTACTTTTTCCAGAGTTCTTCGCTGATTTACAATAAACCTGCAAAGGTAGAGGTAGAAGAGCCCTATATGGAATACCAGGAACCTTCGGGGTTCCAGGTGATAGAAGCATTGCTATTTGATCCCCAGCCCTGGGTTCATCAAAAAGAATTGGCTGCACAGGCAGAACTCCTGGCAAGTTCATCCTCAGATCTTCCTGCTTTACTTTATAGCTTTACAGCAACGGATCAACAGATACTGGAAAGTGTACGTTTAGAGCTTCTTAGAGTTATAACCTTAAGCATTACTGGATATGATGCGCCAGAATTAAAAAGTGGAGTAGTGGAAGCCGGGGAGAGTATCCGGGCTATTCAAAAAGCACTGTTACCTTTAGTGCAGCAGCCTGATCAGGCGGCGGTCTTGCTTCGTCAAAATCTGGATGCAACAGTAATTTATCTGGATCAGCATCCTGATTTTGATAGTTTTGACCGGATGAAATTCCTGACAACTTATGGCTTGCCTTTACAAGAGCAATTATCCAATTTCATCCGGTTTTCAAAAGCTGAATTGAATACGCAAAGCGCCCTTAATTATGAGGCTAAAAATATTTTTAGTCCAGATGCTATTCCCTTGAATGTATTTCCGGGTGCAATAAAAACTGATGCGAAAATTGTGGCATTGGGAAAAAAGCTCTTTCTGGAAAAGGCTCTGTCAGGAAATTTGAAGAGGAATTGTGCAAGCTGTCATCATCCCGAAAAATATTTTAGTGAACCATTGAAAACCAGCCTGGCGTTTGATGGGAAAAGTAATGTTCCGCGTAATGCGCCAACCTTATTATATGCTGGTTTCCAATATAGCCAGTTTTGGGATGGTCGTGTCAAAAGCCTGCAGGAACAGATCAAAGCGGTGATTACTAATCCTCAGGAAATGAATGGAGAACATCAGGTGATCTTGGAAAGAGTCAGCAAATCAGTAGTTTATCAACGTGATTTTAAGGATTCATTTCCATTATTTAAAGGAAATCCAATCCATATAGATGCAATTGCTACTGCACTGGCTGCCTATATACAAAGCCTTGCGCCTCGCAATTCTGCTTTTGACAAGTATATCAATGGCGATCGCCAGGCTATGAATGCACAGCAACTTAAAGGTTTCAATCTTTTTATGGGAAAGGGCCAGTGCGGAAGCTGTCACTTTGCGCCACTTTTTAACGGGTTGATCCCTCCGTATTATAAACTAACTGAATATGAGGTTTTGGGTACTCCTGAAAATGCAGACTTCAAGCATCCGAAAAAAGATCAGGATCAGGGCAGGTATAACTTTTTCCCAATTAGTTATTACCAGGCTGCGTTTAAAACACCAACTATCCGCAATATTGAAAAGACAGCCCCTTATATGCACAATGGTGCATTTCAGGATTTATACCAGGTAGTGGATTTCTACAACAAAGGGGGTGGAGCAGGCTTGGGCCTTGACTTGCCGGGACAGACACTTTCTGCCAAACCTTTAAACCTGACAGAAATAGAGATGCAAAATATAGTGAGTTTTATGAAATCATTAACAGATAATCTATAA
- a CDS encoding M12 family metallopeptidase, whose translation MKNKFLLLSTAVLFCLTSCKKNAEDSTPVVNDQKVQETGLHQDFTCEMKQPAPGGPATEANGPANKLWTNGSTIKVKFIGGSNIVRNKVIQYAKSWEASANVTFSFVADNAAADIKVGFASGGSWSYIGTTSKQYSPSMNYGWFTDTTSDTEFRRTITHEFGHALGLNHEQSHPDANIPWNKQAVYNYYMGPPNNWTKAQIDFNVLSVESRTGLNYTAYDPASIMHYAVQAQFTTNNTTIAANNTTISAKDVLYMKTYYPGRS comes from the coding sequence ATGAAAAACAAATTTCTATTGCTCAGTACTGCCGTACTGTTCTGCCTGACCAGCTGTAAGAAAAATGCAGAGGATTCAACACCTGTTGTGAACGATCAAAAAGTGCAGGAAACCGGATTACACCAGGACTTTACCTGTGAAATGAAGCAACCAGCACCTGGCGGCCCGGCTACCGAGGCCAATGGCCCGGCAAACAAATTATGGACGAATGGAAGCACCATTAAAGTGAAATTTATTGGTGGATCTAATATTGTCCGGAACAAGGTTATCCAATATGCTAAAAGCTGGGAAGCTTCTGCGAATGTTACCTTTTCATTTGTTGCAGATAATGCAGCAGCTGATATTAAAGTTGGATTTGCAAGCGGAGGCTCCTGGTCTTACATTGGTACAACTTCTAAACAGTATTCACCATCAATGAATTATGGCTGGTTTACCGATACAACCAGTGATACCGAATTCAGAAGGACAATTACACATGAATTTGGTCATGCTTTAGGGCTTAACCATGAGCAGTCTCACCCTGATGCTAATATTCCATGGAATAAGCAGGCAGTTTATAACTATTATATGGGCCCGCCAAACAACTGGACTAAAGCACAGATTGACTTTAATGTATTAAGTGTAGAATCAAGAACGGGATTAAATTATACTGCTTATGATCCGGCATCCATTATGCATTATGCTGTACAGGCACAGTTTACGACCAACAATACGACTATTGCGGCCAATAATACAACCATTTCTGCGAAAGATGTTTTATACATGAAAACTTACTATCCGGGAAGAAGTTAA
- a CDS encoding esterase-like activity of phytase family protein yields MLKREHYSKIAFALLISLAIGGCSVRKNVTPKQPVLASVTSLKYINTYVFPYNQQYKGTTVGGLSAIDFDPVKQVYYLISDDRSAINPARFYTAKISLSAAGINKVSMIAVNTLYQKDGSAYPKLSKNATRTTDPEAMRYNGLTGHLYWTSEGDRVMKHGDTILIDPTINIVSTHGKYADSIPLPDNLRMQRIESGPRRNGVLEGLTFADDFSTLYVNLEEPLYQDGPRAEVGVRNNAFVRIYQFELKTKKNVGQYAYELDPVALPPLKAGGEYVNGIPDILWLGNQRMLVTERSYSEGQPGTTIKVFLADLNGATNIIATKSLKENPASQPIQKKMLLNMDDLGIYIDNIEGATIGPVLPNGHQTVIFVADNNFNEKEQAQFMLFEVIP; encoded by the coding sequence ATGTTAAAACGTGAGCATTACTCCAAAATAGCATTTGCTTTACTAATCTCCTTGGCCATAGGAGGTTGTTCAGTGCGTAAAAATGTAACCCCTAAACAACCGGTATTGGCTTCGGTCACTAGCCTGAAATATATCAATACTTATGTTTTTCCCTATAACCAGCAATACAAAGGAACTACTGTTGGTGGTTTGTCTGCTATAGATTTTGATCCGGTTAAACAAGTTTATTACCTGATTAGTGATGACAGATCGGCGATCAACCCGGCCAGATTTTATACCGCGAAAATCTCGTTGTCTGCTGCCGGAATCAATAAAGTAAGTATGATCGCTGTAAATACGCTTTATCAGAAAGATGGTTCTGCGTATCCTAAACTCAGTAAAAATGCCACGCGCACTACAGATCCAGAAGCAATGCGTTACAATGGTCTGACCGGGCATTTGTATTGGACCAGTGAAGGAGACCGTGTCATGAAGCATGGAGATACCATACTCATCGATCCAACTATCAATATCGTTTCTACCCATGGAAAATATGCAGATAGCATTCCATTGCCAGACAACCTGAGGATGCAGCGTATAGAGAGTGGCCCGAGAAGAAATGGGGTTTTAGAAGGGCTTACTTTCGCAGATGACTTTAGTACTTTATATGTAAATCTGGAAGAACCTTTATATCAGGATGGGCCGCGTGCGGAAGTAGGGGTTAGAAATAATGCATTTGTCAGAATTTACCAGTTTGAACTGAAGACTAAGAAGAATGTTGGACAATATGCTTATGAGCTGGATCCCGTGGCTTTACCGCCATTAAAAGCTGGTGGGGAATATGTGAATGGTATTCCTGATATCCTTTGGCTGGGCAATCAGCGCATGCTGGTTACCGAACGTTCTTATTCCGAAGGGCAGCCGGGGACAACTATTAAAGTATTCCTGGCGGATTTGAATGGGGCAACAAATATTATAGCTACAAAATCTTTAAAAGAAAATCCGGCAAGTCAGCCTATTCAAAAGAAAATGCTTTTAAACATGGATGACCTGGGGATTTACATAGATAATATTGAAGGTGCAACTATAGGGCCTGTCTTGCCAAACGGGCATCAGACAGTGATTTTTGTAGCAGATAATAACTTTAATGAGAAGGAACAGGCCCAGTTTATGTTGTTTGAGGTGATTCCTTAA
- a CDS encoding pentapeptide repeat-containing protein: MATLFIEEKTFDKVDFTKNPLEKGEYEYCTFKNCDFSNADLSGFVFLECEFSGCNLSLAKLSKTALRGIRFKDSKLLGLIFDSCNEFGLELTFNSCTLDHCSFYQVKLKKTTFKDSRIHQADFTEADLGGAVFDNCDLYSTTFENTILEKADFTSAYNYTFDPELNRIKKAKFSIAGIAGLLAKYDIDIKG; this comes from the coding sequence ATGGCCACATTATTCATAGAAGAAAAAACATTTGACAAAGTAGACTTCACCAAAAATCCATTGGAAAAAGGTGAATATGAATACTGTACTTTCAAAAACTGTGACTTCTCCAATGCCGACCTTTCTGGTTTCGTCTTTCTGGAATGTGAATTTTCAGGCTGCAACCTGAGCCTGGCCAAACTATCGAAAACAGCTTTGAGGGGAATCAGATTTAAAGACAGTAAACTCTTAGGTTTAATTTTTGACAGTTGTAATGAATTTGGGCTGGAACTTACTTTTAACAGCTGCACTTTAGATCATTGTTCTTTTTACCAGGTAAAACTTAAAAAGACAACATTTAAAGACTCCAGGATTCATCAGGCAGATTTTACGGAAGCCGATCTGGGAGGCGCTGTTTTTGACAATTGCGACTTGTACAGCACAACATTCGAAAATACTATACTGGAAAAAGCCGATTTTACCAGTGCTTATAATTATACATTTGACCCTGAACTGAACAGGATCAAAAAAGCCAAATTCTCTATCGCAGGGATAGCCGGTCTTTTAGCCAAATATGATATTGATATCAAAGGATAA
- the dinB gene encoding DNA polymerase IV — MGRFTEPELTMSDPVEKTLQRKIIHIDMDAFYATVEQRDFPEYRGKPIVVGGSPDGRGVVATASYEAREFGIHSAMSSRKAIQLCPHAIFVYPRFDAYKSVSVRIREIFRRYTDLIEPLSLDEAFLDVTTDKLNIGSALEIAKQIKDAIKNELNLSASAGVSSNKFIAKIASDMNKPDGLTFIGPSKINTFMEKLPVEKFFGVGKVTADKMKKMGLYTGADLKKLSEQELIRKFGKTGKFYYKIVRGIDDRPVQPHRLTKSLSVEDTFGKDLISTEELVAELELIAEKVAERLEKNRLKGKTLTLKIKFDDFKQLTRNTSFSAGVADYATILTAAKELLLKVETDDRKIRLLGITLSNFGTSINPGKFTDPDQLELF, encoded by the coding sequence ATGGGGAGATTTACCGAACCAGAATTAACGATGTCAGATCCAGTAGAAAAAACACTTCAGCGAAAAATTATTCATATAGATATGGACGCATTTTATGCGACCGTAGAGCAGCGTGATTTCCCTGAATACAGAGGCAAACCAATTGTGGTAGGCGGTTCTCCTGATGGACGTGGTGTCGTTGCAACAGCAAGTTATGAAGCGCGCGAATTTGGCATCCATTCGGCCATGTCATCCCGAAAAGCGATACAGCTATGTCCGCATGCCATATTCGTATACCCCAGATTTGATGCTTATAAAAGCGTATCAGTGCGTATCAGGGAAATATTCAGGCGTTATACAGATTTGATTGAGCCGCTTTCGCTGGATGAAGCTTTTCTGGATGTCACTACTGACAAGTTAAATATCGGCTCTGCACTGGAAATTGCAAAACAAATAAAGGATGCGATTAAAAATGAGCTTAACCTTTCTGCTTCAGCGGGGGTTTCCAGCAATAAATTTATAGCCAAAATTGCTTCAGACATGAATAAGCCGGATGGGCTCACCTTTATTGGCCCTTCCAAGATCAACACTTTTATGGAAAAACTGCCCGTAGAAAAGTTCTTCGGTGTGGGTAAAGTAACAGCGGATAAGATGAAGAAAATGGGCCTGTATACTGGAGCTGATCTTAAAAAGCTGTCTGAACAGGAACTCATCCGGAAATTCGGCAAAACTGGCAAATTCTATTATAAGATAGTGCGGGGTATTGATGACCGTCCGGTACAACCACATCGCTTAACTAAATCGCTGAGTGTCGAAGATACCTTTGGGAAAGACCTGATTTCTACAGAAGAACTGGTGGCCGAATTAGAATTGATTGCCGAAAAAGTGGCAGAAAGATTGGAAAAGAACAGGCTAAAGGGGAAAACACTAACCCTTAAAATCAAATTTGATGATTTTAAACAGCTCACCAGAAACACCTCATTTTCTGCAGGGGTAGCCGATTATGCAACAATTCTTACTGCAGCCAAAGAGCTGCTGCTGAAAGTAGAAACTGATGACCGGAAAATCCGCTTGCTGGGTATTACCCTAAGTAATTTCGGAACATCCATTAACCCGGGCAAGTTTACAGACCCAGATCAACTGGAATTATTTTAG